Genomic segment of Tiliqua scincoides isolate rTilSci1 chromosome 1, rTilSci1.hap2, whole genome shotgun sequence:
TTGAAGTGAAAGATTTTGTGGAAGAACTGGTTAAGTGAGCTCACTTCTGCATCCAAGCAGGCTTTACCAGTTACTGAGAGAGCAGTAAAGTGCTTTTATCTCATGAAAGCCATTTAGAAGTGCTTTCTAGTGTAGAAGTGTAGAAGTTGTACAAATCAGCAACTTTAGACAACCGAATGTGCTGGTTTGGTGTATTGTGGCACATCAGGAAAACACCTTACACTTGTATCACAGTTTCCTTTGTCGCCTTGGCCACTTCCAATCTGACTGTTTGTTAAGATGTTTTTCAGACCTATGTGGCTAGGGCGGCAGTGTGCACCTGAAAAATAGGATTAATAAAGATAAAAGTTGGATGGAAATGCTTGTGTGAGTAGTTAGGGTTACAGATGATTGGGTATAGGTATAGTGGAAGTGGGTTGCTGTTGGAAATGTTCAGTGTTCATGAAACAATTCAGCATGGAAAAATCTTCTGAGCATTAAGGGTGCTTTGTTAGATTTACATTTGTGTGGAGGAGGGCTGTTGGGAATCTTTGATTTGAGTTCATAAAGGCTGTAAAGCTTGTGTTTGTGTGCTTCAATTATTTCATGAGATTAAAAGAAGGGTACTGTGAAACATATTTTGACTTGGAGCAATTGGAATGGACCCACTTATCATCTGCTAATACTCAATATAAAGTGACTCCAGATCCATGAGTCAGCAGTTCTAACAGGCTGGTGAGAGATGTAACTGACTCATACCTAGGCAGACAGTTGGCTCAGCTATCTCAGTGCTGCCTGCTTTGATGGGCTGTGGGTCTTCCAGGCATTGGGGAAGAAGTATGTCCGAGTCCACCTTCCTCAGATGCTTTTAACTGGAGATCTATGGGTTGACCCTGGAACCTTTTGAAAGTGCAAATCATGTGCTGAACCGTGCTAAAGTATGATGCCTGTATTAAAAGTGAGCAGTAGAGCTGGGGGAACACGCCCAGTCACCAGTACGTAAGGTTTCTGCATACTTTTCTCTATCTCAAAATTGACTTATCCCTAATTTATCCTTATTTTTGTCAGTCACAGTTAAATCAGCACTGTTTGTTGGGGGAACACACCTGGCAACCAGTAGCTTAGGTTTTGTTAATCCTGCTGAGTATATATTCTCCCAAATACCATTCCTTAGCATCCTTAAAAACACCCTTTTGGccagaaatggccattctgaagcccgcagaggcagcgggtggacacgcactgcctctgtgggcttcagaaagccctttagAGGctactggagcagagctctggttgcttccagagagCTCGGGTAGGGCAAAGTCTGGCTCCACATGAGTCTAGGGTAcatgtgttgagccagatctgtgaatatggaatccacagatatggaagcTCCACCTGTAGTCCTGTTGCCAGTGGCAGAAATGGCCTGTCTTTGTCAGGTGTAATGCAAATCAAATCCAAATTATGAAATATCTTGTTACCAGTTCAGCACCTACGCAACCCTCTTATCCCTTAAGGCTCTACTCCTGTGCATaaaattctgagtaaacatgcataggattgtcctttAATTGTAGTTTAACTAGTAGTTAAAAGTAGTTTAACTTTGCTTGTAACCTGTTGGAGAGGGAAATAGTTAGTTGTGCAGCACAGGAAAGTTATTCCAGGTGAATCTGAAAGTACACTTGAGATGCGAGTTGAAGGCACTGCTACCTCTCATTGTGAATTGATGTAACCAACCTTGTGTTTTTTAGACCCAATAGTATTGGTCTTCACAGCATATGCTAGAACTACTCTTGATACATGTTTCAAGGATTGTGATGCCTCCTCAGATGTGCTTCATATCATAGGTTCCTTTTTTTCTCACTGTCTTGTGTTAACAGCTTGGAGTTTAAAATATTGGCTCTCTTGATACAACTATATCAACTTGTGAAGGCAATACAGTCCTTAGTTGTTCATTCTTCTTCCCATTTATTTTCTGCTTTATAGAAGCCCATAGATTGCTACTTGGCTTCTTTACCTTTTTTCCCCTATGGAGCTGGTGATTTCTTCTAATGCAGTAGAAACACATCGAAGTATCAACGTCAGAGTCAGGCAAAATGTAGTCTATTTTTTTGAAATGACTTCTCATGGCAATAGCATTTAAGCGAACAGGTTTTCTTACTGATGTAGAACAGTTATTGTTTAGCTTTCAACATTTAGTTGTAGACATGGAAACCTTAAAGAGGACTTGAGCAGGTCATTCTGGCATTGGGGAAAAATTGACAATGCTTCAGTGGCAAGAGGTTGCTGTGGTTTGATAAGTATTGGTATAACATGTTTATGCCAGATGTTGCAATTAATATTGCTTACGTTGCTTCCTTTTTTCCATTGTTATCTAATAGACAAGAGCAAGCATTTGCCATCCTTTGTCACTTGAGTGAGAAGTTGGCTTTAATGGTCTTGGTTCAAGATATAAACGCCACTTACCTTTGGATGGTGGTAGAGAATAATAGCACTGTTGAGTATGAAATGCACTTTCAAAACACTGGATTTAGTAATTGCCCTGTAATCCTTAAATTTCAAAAGACAGGCTTCAAGTGTCTGTAATTTTTAAGAGAAGACCCAAATGTATATGCATTGGTTTAGTTTGAGTGCTAAGGAATTGGGGAAGATCAGTGTGGGCTTTCTTGTAGTTAATTGAACCATAATTAATGATTGGTTAACGGAACCAAAGCTATTAATTTTGAATTGAACCATACGTTAATGGGTTAATTTGTAGCACATTTTATATTGATGTATTCAGATCATCTTGTTGTAAGTTTAAGTGCTGTACTGGAATCCTGTTAAATGCTTAGCATATATTCATAGATATAAATTTCATTATGAGGCTTTAAACGAAAGCTCTTGTACTTAAGTAATCAGTTTCTGTGAAAATTGTTAATTGTTGGTTTTGTATCTTTCCAGAATGTATGACAACATGTCCACAATGGTGTATCTAAAGGAAGACAAGTTGGAGAAGCTGACTCAAGATGAAATTATTTCTAAAACTAAACAAGTGATTCAGGGACTAGAAGCATTGAAGAATGAGCACAATTCCATCTTACAGAGTCTACTTGAGACACTTAAATGTTTAAAGAAAGATGATGAAACCAATCTGGTGGAAGAGAAATCAAACATGATTCGCAAGTCTCTGGAAATGCTGGAACTTGGACTCAGTGAAGCACAGGTGAAAACGGGGAATGAAAGCAAGGCTTGTTTTGTCTGTGACATTAAAATATTTCCTTGCTTTTGATACAGGGTACTAACAGTTTAACACTtttacagccaatcctatgcatgtatgctCAGAAGtaccattataatcaatggggcttaagtcagtatggataggattacagcccaaggcggtagctgcactttcctgggagtaagccccattgaacacaataggccttacttctcagtagacattcattggattgtgccctaaatgttgtAACTTACTGGGCAATTGATATTCAGCCGCAAGTATCACATTCAACAGGAGCACTATCTTGTAATCTTTTCTGTATTTTAGGTAATGATGGCCTTGTCGAATCACTTAAATGCAGTGGAATCAGAGAAGCAGAAATTACGTGCTCAGGTTCGCAGGCTATGTCAGGAAAATCAGTGGCTGAGGGATGAGCTTGCCAATACTCAGCAGAAATTGCAGAAGAGTGAACAGTctgtggctcagctggaggaagaaaagaagcaCCTAGAATTTATGAACCAGTTAAAAAAATATGACGATGATATATCACCTTCAGTAAGTAGCTGTATGTGACAGTGCATCTAATTCATTGAGATTTCCACTCTGGCTGCTGAGGAAAGTTGCCCTGAAAATATTTGTAATGCTTGAAGCAGACAGGTTTTTATGTTGCTAGGTACATGTAAAGAGATAGtcctgtaatttcatttattgcaTAATGGGAGCATTGTTTGTTGACATATTCAGCTTCAGAAAAATATTATAGTGATAGGGGAATTTTACTGGATTTAAGAATTAAGAATTTCCACTAAACTGTTGAGTTATTCCAAAACAATCAAGAACTGACCTTACATTCAGAATACTATAGTCTTCTAGTGGAAGACTAACAGTAGTGGAATTATTACTGTCCTGGGTTTAAATCTTGCTCCCTCACTGCAAACAAATTTGTAGGGTCAGCTCATGCTTTTAAAGTAAAATGTGTTTTGACCCAAAGTATAGCAAACAGTATAAGATGTCAGTTTCTTAATTAAATGAACAAGATACTGCTACTTGGAACTTGTGATTTTCTAAAACGTACATCCTAGTAAATAATGTGGAAATGTTCCTCCCCAGTAGTAGTGTTGCTTCCACAGATGGAGGAGAAAAACAGATGCATGGGTGAAAATCCTTCACCTTATCACTTCGAAAAGTGTGTTTGCAATCTCAACGTGCATGATGAACATGAAGAATCTATTTAGCAGTTGTAACAGTTTTATTTGATTTCTGGGGTTGCTTAGGAGGATAAAGACATAGATTCTACCAAAGAACCACTGGACGATTTGTTTCCCAATGATGAAGATGATCAAGGACCAAGTAAGTGAGCTCAAAATCATTTAATTTGTGTTATTTGAGGAGAGTAACTCTTCTTGTAAGAGTAAGCTCCTGGGCTGCTGTAGGCTACTATTGTATACTATTAAAGGCTAGCTGTAGGATCAAAGCATGGTAGTTGGTTAGCTTGAAGCAATGGAAATTATAGACACAGAATTGATTAATAGAAAATTCTGAAAGTCAAGCATTCAAACATTCTAGCTTGGTGTAAAACCCTTCGAAGTAGTGTTTATAGCCCATCAAAGCATGGTCTGGGGCAACACTTCCCAGTCTTCTGGGGCCTACGATGCCCCCAGCGTTGCAAATACAGTGAGTAGCTCCTGaaagtaaatggtgatgatgtcattgctagccAATTCTGGGTTTGGAGATTGCAAAGTGAGCCTGCAAAGAATGGTCAGAAGCTCAGAGCAGAATGGTGAGAAGTCACTGAGCAGAAGTAGAATATTTGGTATCCCTATATACTTTCAGGGGTTTCCTGGAGTGACTTACAGAAAAAAGATATGCAAGAGCTCAATGaataaaaaaattacaataaaatagCAAATTTTTTTCTGTGCTAATATTCTTGAATGGGACACACTTTTCTGATCATGTCTGTCTTCCCCCCAGTCCAACAGCCGCATAGtagtgcagcagctgcagctcaacAGGGTGGCTATGAGATTCCAGCAAGATTAAGGACCCTTCATAATCTTGTCATCCAGTATGCTTCCCAAGGTAGATATGAGGTTGCTGTACCCCTCTGTAAACAAGCACTTGAAGACCTGGAGAAGACTTCGGGCCATGATCACCCTGATGTTGCCACTATGTTGAACATACTTGCATTGGTATACAGGTTGGTATTCTTAgcagctctttttaaaaaaaaacaacctgtatAAAAACAGTTGTAGCAACAGCTGTTAAATCCAGTGTTGGTGTTTAGAAAAACTCTTGTTCATTATCAGTGGTATCTGGTTTTCTGtaccttaaaaaaatttttttttccatctcaggCTTTTGAGAGGTCGCCATACAGACTTCCCTTGAATAATATTTGAAATGGGCAGAAGTAATCTTGCTGTGGTAGCAGTTGGCAACTAGTGGCCTGTGAACTGAATCAGTTGTGCATTTGGCTCTATCTGGTGCCTATGGTTGAATTCTGTGTCTCTTGATACAAGGGGTGGGGGATGCAAGAGAAAGAGGAATATAAGTACACATCCGATGTATACCATAGTGATCTGTAGTTTTTTTTCATAAGGATGTGTATAGTATCTTTGGATCATCATCCAGGCTGGATGTAGTATGTTGTCCTAACTAGCTAGCTACTGTACTGTTGATCTTCTGGGGAATCCTGGATATGAACATGTAGAATTTCCATTGAATACTCACAGTTTTATATCCTGAACAGTCCTTAACAGATCAGTCTTTGTCTCTTAATGGTTGAATGTTTGTAAAATATGGTGTGTTGATTCTTTCCTAATTTAGGGACCAGAATAAATACAAAGATGCGGCAAACTTATTGAATGATGCCTTGGCTATTCGTGAAAAAACATTGGGCAAAGATCATCCAGCGGTTTGTATATCTAACAGTTTgatatttctctctccctttcctgtAGTATCAAgtcttttttgtttgtgttttgtgttAAACTTACTCTTTAATATTAAACTCAACAGGAAGGTTTTAAAATCCTGGCTTATCATTAAGAGCATTCAGGTAGGGTGCCCTCAATACAACATTCTGTACTTTTACTAATCTCAGAATCTTTTCAACATTTggaccactggaaaaaaaattatgcacaAAAATTACTTTCCTGGCATACTTGCCTGATTCCCAATCAAACTGCATGATTTGTATGTACTCCTGGACTGCGAAGAAATGTATCAAATAAATGTGTTGCTTAAATCCCATTGGAGctatgtttatttaaaaaacagagtgAACATTTATTCACTATTCGCAATTTTCAAGTCACCTCTAAAtgtaaacaataaaataaatgcacGGAAAAGATGTGAAATTTTACTTCCTGTTTCTTTAATTATCATTTTgcatcatctagagcaggggtgcccaaaccccggccctggggccacttgcggccctcgaggactctcagtgcagccctcagggagcccccagtctccaatgagcctctggccctctggagatttgttggagcccacactggcccaacgcaactgccttcagcatgagggtgactgtttgacctctcgcgtgatctgtgggatgagggctccctccactgcttgctgtttcacgtctgtgatgctgtagtggcagcaaagggaaggctggccttgctttgtgcaaggccttttatacgcctcttgagctattgcaagaccttcattcattaatataatttcatctttaatatattcatttatgtaaacttatgtaattttttcaaattttaaatgtaaattaattcttttttccttggcccccgacacagtgtcagagagatgatgtggccctcctgccaaaaactttggacacccctgatctggactAAACTTGTGTATTTATTGAGATAGTAGCCCAGTGTTTCCCATCCTATATGTTATGGTTAATGTATTGCCTAGATGATTGTCCTGATAAGGCTCTTAGCCTCTGGACCGAGGATTATAATAAACTAGCCCTGGTCATTTAAAAAGACCGATGCCATGCATGCTGGTGTATATGAGACAGACTGCAGAGAGCATAATATCCAGTATTTCAgtctctaaggttgcaatcctatacacgtttaTCTGAGAGCAAGTCCCGTTAAATTCAATggtacttctcagtagacatgcagtCTTGCACTGTTCATTCATATTTCTTTGCTAAGTTTAtgaatgcaacaacaacaaaaatatctACTGTTAACTGTAGACCACCAAGGTTGGGCACCACTGTGCTAGTCAAACATTTTTTGCTTGTATCCTGtaacttgatttttttcttttgagtcCTTTATTGAATACATCAGAGCAGCAAATAAATAGAAGCATTGTAAATTTGTGAGCATCTTAATTTTGCTTCACATCACTTCATCAGGTGCAGTAGGTGTAATACTTGTCTTCTCTTTGCAGGTTGCAGCTACTTTAAACAACCTTGCAGTGCTTTATGGGAAAAGAGGGAAATACAAGGAAGCTGAGCCTTTATGCAAAAGAGCTTTGGAAATCAGAGAGAAGGTAGCATAAACTTTACTAAATTTCAGTTTTAAAGCTTGGGACTTCTATGAAATTTGCAGTATGCAGGACTGGCCTATTAATGAAGTTGATTGAAATGCttcaagtgggggagggggagtagtgAACTGACAAGGGGTGCcttgtctcagaatgccagatgcaatggagggcacaaggatgccaatctcttgttgtcttgtgtgctcccagaggcatctggtgggccactgtgagattcaggaagctggacttagatgggcctttggcccaatccagcagggctattcttatgtctCCATGTCTGTCCACTACCTGCAACCCACTTCAGTCAGATCACCAATCCCTTACCACTCTGAACAGGAAGAAgattggggcagtgacagcccacTGTGGTGAGGGGAAGCTGTTTCCTCTCCCACTAACTTGTGAGGCATGGCACAGCTAAGCTATCTCCTGGTCCATTGCTGCCTCTATTCTTTGCACTGTGCTGTTTTGAAATAAATAGGACAGTGCACAGGAATAAAGTAGTGCCAGAGCTCAAGGTTAACAAAGTGGACAGCACTGCATTGCGTCTTCCCTTGCTCTTCCTCTCCTTGCCGCAATATGCCTATTTAGTGGTCAAGGTGATGGCAGTAGTGCAGTATGCgtaaatttttgtttttttttaggggggcAATGGAACTGGTACACCTTTTCATTTGCCACTTTGGATTGGACTAGGCCAGGCAGAATGTATGTGCAGTTAAACAAGAGGTTTTATGGGTGATTATGCAACTTTAAAGTCTTGGAAATTCTTAAGCTGTTTCTTGAAATTCTCATAGTTTTCTTGCTCTTTGACCAAAATGTCATATTATAAAGGACATTTTGAACACGAAATATCTTAGAATCCCAGATGAGCCTTTCTTTTCTAGCACACTCATGAAACAGTTGTAACACACTAAaacatttagagcagtggttctcacacatttagcaccgggacccactttttagaatgagaatctctcaggaccctccggaagtgatgtcatgaccagaagtgacatcatcaaggaaaatttttaataatcctaggctgcaatcctactcactctttctcaggagtaagtcccatttactatcattgttaaaaaaaaaatatacatagtagcttgttaaacgtacaggtctgtaacgtttccccaaatgcagtcacataccagggtagcatcaagtctaatatattaaaaatataatattgaaatggagatgttgaaatattgaaatgaactgtcccgacccacagtttgagaaacactgatttagagcatCTTTTCCCTAGGGTTCATGTTAATGTTGTGGAATGCTATTCTTGTACCTTCAAAAGTAGCTGTTAAGTGACCACTTTAAGCACATTAGCTAATCAAGTGTGCCTCGTGAGTAATGGTTGTCTTATCAGAAATCAAGAATGCCAGAAAATTGAGAGATTCATATAAAGTAAATACTACTGTAAAACGTATGGCTTTACTAAGTGTATATGTTCAAGAGAGATAATTATTTTGGCGTCCCTTTATTTCTAGGTATTGGGAAAAGATCACCCAGATGTTGCCAAACAGTTAAATAATCTGGCCTTACTATGTCAGAACCAGGGTAAATACGAAGAAGTGGAATACTACTATCAGCGTGCACTTGAGATCTACCAAACTAAACTGGGGCCGGATGATCCTAATGTAGCAAAAACAAAGAATAATTTGGTACGTCTATACAGTGAAGGAAATGAGGGGAGTTGAACTGCTGTATGTCTCATTTGCTGAAAATATACATTTAGATCTGGAGAACTATGAGCAGAATGAAAATAGCAGAAGACATTATTCCACCAACATTTGTGCAAGAGCTAGAGGACAAGTTTGCACAGTGGTGTTATAGATTGTTGTGCAGTTCTTGTGCTTTTGCTTGCTCAAATAGCGGTATATCTTaggatttaatttcatttttgttGCTTGGTTCTGTAGTGTAGGGTGCAAAATGGCCCTTCTGTGAGCAGAAGATGCCTTCTACATGTGGAAAGTCACATTTGGATCCAACCCATTGATGCACATTGAACAAATAACACTTTCATATTAAATATATAATTCGTATTAACTATCATATTAATTAAATCTGAATAATGAGAGTAGTTCATTTAAAACTATGGTACTCATCTCTTTCAGGCATCCTGCTATCTGAAACAAGGCAAATTTAAGCAAGCTGAAACTTTATACAAAGAGATCCTTACTCGTGCCCATGAAAGGGAATTCGGCTCTGTGGATGGTAAATGTATTATCATGGAAAGTTAGTTGAAACTAGGAGACCCTCAAATGTTTCCATTTAAAATTAATAGATGATGTATAACTTGCATTTAAAAATCCTTTTCTGAAATTCTTGTTTATGAAGTGCTTAGCTTATAAGCTATTTAACCAGACTTTGAAAAAAATCACACAACTGGTTTTGCACCCCACACAAGGTTTGTGTTCCTCAAGCAGCAGTTCCCCATATGGCATGGCAAGCCACCATTAATATGAAGTGGTGTTTCCAGAGCAGTATTTGGTGCTACCTTGATTGGGGGAGATCATTTTACTATCTACAGCAAAAATATATACATTCAAGTTCCATTGGCCATGCTTATTATAGTAACTCTTTGGCTCATGGTCTTTTTCATCAGTATTCCAGAAT
This window contains:
- the KLC1 gene encoding kinesin light chain 1 isoform X3; the protein is MYDNMSTMVYLKEDKLEKLTQDEIISKTKQVIQGLEALKNEHNSILQSLLETLKCLKKDDETNLVEEKSNMIRKSLEMLELGLSEAQVMMALSNHLNAVESEKQKLRAQVRRLCQENQWLRDELANTQQKLQKSEQSVAQLEEEKKHLEFMNQLKKYDDDISPSEDKDIDSTKEPLDDLFPNDEDDQGPIQQPHSSAAAAAQQGGYEIPARLRTLHNLVIQYASQGRYEVAVPLCKQALEDLEKTSGHDHPDVATMLNILALVYRDQNKYKDAANLLNDALAIREKTLGKDHPAVAATLNNLAVLYGKRGKYKEAEPLCKRALEIREKVLGKDHPDVAKQLNNLALLCQNQGKYEEVEYYYQRALEIYQTKLGPDDPNVAKTKNNLASCYLKQGKFKQAETLYKEILTRAHEREFGSVDDENKPIWMHAEEREECKGKQKDGTTFGEYGGWYKACKVDSPTVTTTLKNLGALYRRQGKFEAAETLEEAAMRSRKQGLDNVHKQRVAEVLNDPESIERRRSRESLNVDVVKYESGPDGGEEVSMSVEWNGDGTGSLKRSGSFSKLRASIRRSSEKLVRKLKGGSSRESEPKNPGDELIV
- the KLC1 gene encoding kinesin light chain 1 isoform X1; amino-acid sequence: MYDNMSTMVYLKEDKLEKLTQDEIISKTKQVIQGLEALKNEHNSILQSLLETLKCLKKDDETNLVEEKSNMIRKSLEMLELGLSEAQVMMALSNHLNAVESEKQKLRAQVRRLCQENQWLRDELANTQQKLQKSEQSVAQLEEEKKHLEFMNQLKKYDDDISPSEDKDIDSTKEPLDDLFPNDEDDQGPIQQPHSSAAAAAQQGGYEIPARLRTLHNLVIQYASQGRYEVAVPLCKQALEDLEKTSGHDHPDVATMLNILALVYRDQNKYKDAANLLNDALAIREKTLGKDHPAVAATLNNLAVLYGKRGKYKEAEPLCKRALEIREKVLGKDHPDVAKQLNNLALLCQNQGKYEEVEYYYQRALEIYQTKLGPDDPNVAKTKNNLASCYLKQGKFKQAETLYKEILTRAHEREFGSVDDENKPIWMHAEEREECKGKQKDGTTFGEYGGWYKACKVDSPTVTTTLKNLGALYRRQGKFEAAETLEEAAMRSRKQGLDNVHKQRVAEVLNDPESIERRRSRESLNVDVVKYESGPDGGEEVSMSVEWNGDGTGSLKRSGSFSKLRASIRRSSEKLVRKLKGGSSRESEPKNPGMKRASSLNVLNMGGKATEDRFQGRTNCLTDSRALSASHTDLVQ
- the KLC1 gene encoding kinesin light chain 1 isoform X2, whose product is MYDNMSTMVYLKEDKLEKLTQDEIISKTKQVIQGLEALKNEHNSILQSLLETLKCLKKDDETNLVEEKSNMIRKSLEMLELGLSEAQVMMALSNHLNAVESEKQKLRAQVRRLCQENQWLRDELANTQQKLQKSEQSVAQLEEEKKHLEFMNQLKKYDDDISPSEDKDIDSTKEPLDDLFPNDEDDQGPIQQPHSSAAAAAQQGGYEIPARLRTLHNLVIQYASQGRYEVAVPLCKQALEDLEKTSGHDHPDVATMLNILALVYRDQNKYKDAANLLNDALAIREKTLGKDHPAVAATLNNLAVLYGKRGKYKEAEPLCKRALEIREKVLGKDHPDVAKQLNNLALLCQNQGKYEEVEYYYQRALEIYQTKLGPDDPNVAKTKNNLASCYLKQGKFKQAETLYKEILTRAHEREFGSVDDENKPIWMHAEEREECKGKQKDGTTFGEYGGWYKACKVDSPTVTTTLKNLGALYRRQGKFEAAETLEEAAMRSRKQGLDNVHKQRVAEVLNDPESIERRRSRESLNVDVVKYESGPDGGEEDGTGSLKRSGSFSKLRASIRRSSEKLVRKLKGGSSRESEPKNPGMKRASSLNVLNMGGKATEDRFQGRTNCLTDSRALSASHTDLVQ
- the KLC1 gene encoding kinesin light chain 1 isoform X4; the protein is MYDNMSTMVYLKEDKLEKLTQDEIISKTKQVIQGLEALKNEHNSILQSLLETLKCLKKDDETNLVEEKSNMIRKSLEMLELGLSEAQVMMALSNHLNAVESEKQKLRAQVRRLCQENQWLRDELANTQQKLQKSEQSVAQLEEEKKHLEFMNQLKKYDDDISPSEDKDIDSTKEPLDDLFPNDEDDQGPIQQPHSSAAAAAQQGGYEIPARLRTLHNLVIQYASQGRYEVAVPLCKQALEDLEKTSGHDHPDVATMLNILALVYRDQNKYKDAANLLNDALAIREKTLGKDHPAVAATLNNLAVLYGKRGKYKEAEPLCKRALEIREKVLGKDHPDVAKQLNNLALLCQNQGKYEEVEYYYQRALEIYQTKLGPDDPNVAKTKNNLASCYLKQGKFKQAETLYKEILTRAHEREFGSVDDENKPIWMHAEEREECKGKQKDGTTFGEYGGWYKACKVDSPTVTTTLKNLGALYRRQGKFEAAETLEEAAMRSRKQGLDNVHKQRVAEVLNDPESIERRRSRESLNVDVVKYESGPDGGEEDGTGSLKRSGSFSKLRASIRRSSEKLVRKLKGGSSRESEPKNPGDELIV